Proteins co-encoded in one Cricetulus griseus strain 17A/GY chromosome 1 unlocalized genomic scaffold, alternate assembly CriGri-PICRH-1.0 chr1_1, whole genome shotgun sequence genomic window:
- the LOC100759957 gene encoding sulfotransferase 1C1, producing MSLEEIKSLHLEEQHLQPETKEVNGILMSKMMSDNWDKIWNFQAKPDDLLIATYAKAGTTWTQEIVDMIQNDGDVQKCQRANTFDRHPFLEWTLPPPLNSGLDLANKMPSPRTLKTHLPVQMLPPSFWKENSKIIYVARNAKDCLVSYYHFSRMNKMLPDPGTWEEYVETFKAGKVLWGSWYDHVKGWWDVKDQHHILYLFYEDMKEDPKREIKKIVKFLEKDISEEVLNKVIYHTSFDVMKQNPMANYTTLPSSIMDHSISPFMRKGMPGDWKNYFTVAQSEDFDEDYRKKMAGSTITFRTEI from the exons ATGTccttggaagaaataaaaagcctcCACCTGGAGGAACAGCACCTGCAGCCAGAGACCAAGGAAGTGAATGGGATCCTCATGTCCAAGATGATGAGTGACAACTGGGACAAGATCTGGAATTTCCAAGCAAAGCCCGATGACCTCCTCATTGCGACCTACGCAAAGGCAG GTACCACCTGGACACAGGAAATTGTGGACATGATCCAAAATGATGGGGATGTGCAAAAGTGCCAGCGGGCTAACACCTTTGACCGTCACCCTTTCCTCGAGTGGACTTTGCCTCCACCCCTCAACTCAG GTCTGGATCTGGCTAACAAAATGCCTTCACCTCGAACCCTGAagactcatctgcctgttcagATGCTGCCACCTtccttctggaaagaaaactcaaag ATTATCTATGTGGCCAGAAATGCCAAGGACTGCCTGGTATCTTACTATCATTTCTCAAGAATGAATAAGATGCTGCCTGACCCTGGTACATGGGAAGAATACGTTGAAACATTCAAAGCTGGAAAAG TGCTGTGGGGCTCCTGGTATGACCATGTAAAGGGATGGTGGGATGTGAAAGATCAACACCATATTCTCTACCTTTTCTATGAAGACATGAAAGAG GACCCAAAGAGGGAAATTAAGAAGATAGTAAAATTCCTGGAAAAAGACATATCAGAGGAAGTTCTAAATAAAGTCATCTATCATACCTCCTTTGATGTAATGAAGCAAAACCCAATGGCCAACTATACCACTCTACCCAGCAGCATCATGGACCACTCTATTTCCCCTTTCATGAGGAAAG GGATGCCTGGAGACTGGAAGAACTACTTTACTGTGGCACAAAGTGAAGATTTTGATGAAGACTACCGGAAGAAGATGGCAGGGAGCACTATTACTTTCCGCACAGAGATCTGA